The Pirellulales bacterium DNA segment CAGCTTGCCCAAGGGGAGAGAAATACCAACGATTTGCTCGTCGATCCGTTCGTGCCAAGCCATGGCAACGCGTTGTGGCGTCGATGGGCAAGCCGATGTGGCTATCGTCCACGGCCGCCAGGATCTCCGTGGCGGCTTGACCAGCGACGAATTTGCGAAACGAGCCGGATTGCAAATCGCTTGCTGCGATAGTCCCCCGTGGAACGGCGCAGCGGTGGCGTATGGATTGGCGCTCAGCTCGCTGACGCAGCAATCAGGGCAGGGGTTGGACCTCAGCCGGTCGCTGACTCCTGCTCCCTCCATGTGGCAAATCTTTCCTAAGGGAGAACTGGTTGTGCAGCTGACGCTCGTGGTCTGCATGGCGCTGGTTATGTTTCTGCACTGGCGCGGACTAAGTCAATCCGATTGGCCGTTGCGCAACGAGCTGGCAAAGCATCCCTGGGTTGGCTCAAAAACACAAGCCGAGCTAAACAAAGAACAGCAATTCTTAAATAACCGCGTCGAGGCAATCCGAACATTTGTCGGCTCGAGAATTATTTGGACTCGATACACCGCTGATATTTCCAATCGTGTTCCAGAACAGACCACGCTGCTGACGCTGCTGGGCATTTATGAATTGGAAGATCCAAGATCCAAAATTCCGCCGAAAAAATCCTACACAATTCGCGCCCAATCGCCGATTCCTGCTGACGGTTCCACACCCAAACAAATCGACCAGTTATTAACGCAGCTGCGAGATTCGCCGCTGTTGCAGCAGAACTTTCCCGTGGTGGCCCTCTCGGACATAAAATGCCCAACAGTAGAGAAAAAGAATGAAGTCAGCCAGGCACTTTTCACGGTGATTTGCCTGCCTAAGTCCGGCAGTCCGTCGGCTTCATCTGGCAACGAAACGGCTTCCAAGGAGGAACACAAATGAGCCGGCAAACAGCTAGAAAACGCAAAAGTTCTGTCGCGGCTCTCGTCGAGCGCCTGCACAACCCCGGTTTCCTACGGGCTGTTGTCACCGGCATTGTGTTAGCGGTGGCCTACGTCGGGGTCTTCAGCCCGCTGGCTGCGAATATTGATGAAGACATGCACAAGCTGGCGGCCCAAAAGAAGCTTTTGGAGACCGTGCAAGACATCGAAACCCTTCGCAAGGAATATGCCACGTTCAAAGACCGTGTGCCCGACAAAGCCGACACTGACGAATGGGTCCAATACATGTTGGTCGGCATCAGGCAATTTCCGCTGAAGCTGATTTTATTGGATCCCGGCGCCCCGAAGGAGGTCGGGCCTTACAAGGGAATCGTGATGCGAATCGAGCTCAACGGCCAACTGCGCGACATGAATGACTTTTTGAAATGGCTGGAATCGAATCCGCGTCTCGTGCGAGTTGACATTATGGATATCGAAACGTCCATTCAAACCAAAGGCGCGCTGGTGATGCACTTAACTGTTGTGGGAGTGACAGGCTAATATGCCCACTAAACTTTCCAGAATAGCGCCGATCGCCGTAATTGCCGGAATTCTCGGCTACCTTAGCTGGCCGTACTTTGACGATCCTACCGCCATCTCAAAATCCAAGAATTCCGACAAATCGGCCGCTGCGTCGCTGGCCAGCTTATTGAATCCATCGCCCGCGGGCGACATTCGGGACGGACTCTTCGAAATTCCGCAATCCCTTGGCGCTAAAGTCGCTCAGAAAGCCTCGACGGTCGCTGGTAAATCGACCGCCGCCAAAAAAGGACCGGCGGCCGATGCACGGCGCGTAGATGAATTTAAGAATTTTACTCTCAGC contains these protein-coding regions:
- the pilO gene encoding type 4a pilus biogenesis protein PilO, which encodes MSRQTARKRKSSVAALVERLHNPGFLRAVVTGIVLAVAYVGVFSPLAANIDEDMHKLAAQKKLLETVQDIETLRKEYATFKDRVPDKADTDEWVQYMLVGIRQFPLKLILLDPGAPKEVGPYKGIVMRIELNGQLRDMNDFLKWLESNPRLVRVDIMDIETSIQTKGALVMHLTVVGVTG